Below is a window of Betaproteobacteria bacterium DNA.
ACGAGCGTTTCGAATCCCGTGCGCTGCGCCCGTTCCACCAGCGGCGTGATGATCTCGGGCTCACCGGGGAGGTAAGCCTGAAACCACGCCGTCGGCCCCACTTCGCGCACCTTCTCCATCGTGGTGAGCGACGCACCGCTCTGGATCATGACGGTATTGAGCTCCGCTGCCACCTTGGCGAGCACGATGTCGCCCATGTAGGCTGCGAGCGCGGTGCCGCCCATTGGCGGAAAACCGAACGGCAGATCGTAGGTGCGCCCGAGCAGCGTCGTCTTCTGCTGGCGCGCCCGTGTATTGAGCAGGACCCGCGGCAGGAACGCGAGCTCGCCGAACGCGGCACGGTTACCCTCGCGCGATGCATTGGTCTCCACACCGCCGGAGATGAAGCCGTAGATCGGGCGCGGCAGCATTCGGCGCGCGGGCTCCTCGAAATCGTCCAGACACAGGATGTGTCGCAGCGCACGCGGCGTCCCGGCTGTCTGCCGCGTCGCGATCCCGGTGGGAATCGCCCCCTGCCCGACCTGCGTAACGGTTTCACTCATGATGGGTCTCCTCCGCTTCGAAACTCTGATCTACCGATTCTCGGTCCGAAATCTCCTGGATTCCCGTTTACACGGGAATGACGTCTTTTCCTTGCCGACGGTGCTCATCGCGCTTCGAACGCATACCGATACGCGTTCCCTCGGCGAACGATGCGCCCAACCGTCGGCGCAGGAAAGTGCCCCGGCAGCAAGCGCGTGCCGCGCTCGGCGTGCTCTTCGACCAAACGCATTCTCGTCTGTCGCGACAACGCCGGGTCGCTGCAGGCAGCCGTCGACCATTGCGGCTGCATCAGCTGGAACTGGTGATGCAGGATGTCGCCCAGGAAAACGGCCCGGTCGTCGCCCGAGCGGGCATGGATCACCACATTGCCGGGCGTATGGCCGGGCGCGGCTTCGAACCAGAAGCCGTCGTCCAGCGCATAGTCATCGTCCACCAGCACCGATTGGCCCGTGCGCACGACCGGCAGGACGCTGTCCTCGAAGGCAAGACGGTGCGGCGAGTCTTCGCCGCGCGCTTGCACCGCCCGCCAGTGCTCGAACTCGCGCCGTG
It encodes the following:
- a CDS encoding MBL fold metallo-hydrolase, encoding MQVTRIGEFEVHRITEFEGPFIAPEVFFPDYDPEAVRANPDMTGPALVDPATGKLVFSFHSFVVKTGRHTILIDSCLGNDKERPTRPQFHRLKSPFLADLAAAGVRAEEIDYVLCTHLHWDHVGWNTRLENGRWVPTFPNARYIMARREFEHWRAVQARGEDSPHRLAFEDSVLPVVRTGQSVLVDDDYALDDGFWFEAAPGHTPGNVVIHARSGDDRAVFLGDILHHQFQLMQPQWSTAACSDPALSRQTRMRLVEEHAERGTRLLPGHFPAPTVGRIVRRGNAYRYAFEAR